A stretch of DNA from Natronoarchaeum philippinense:
GTCTACGCGCAACTCCCTACTGCGTGGGCGTCCTCGATCGATCGGTAGCCATCAACGGAAGGGCGTCTGGACGCCGACTGGTGTCTCCTCTCTGTCCGGGCAAGATTTAGGTTGTTGTATTGCTTACTTGTGGCCATGGAGAACAATATTGGTGCGACGGATCGGCTCGCCCGGATCGCCGTCGGCGCAGTGCTTTCGGCCGTCGGACTGGCATCGCTGGGTAACGTGATCGGCTTTGGCACGACGATCGGCGCCGTGGCGACGCTTCTGGG
This window harbors:
- a CDS encoding YgaP family membrane protein; the protein is MENNIGATDRLARIAVGAVLSAVGLASLGNVIGFGTTIGAVATLLGVVLVATGFVRICLLYRLLGVDTSDSR